From a single Vitis vinifera cultivar Pinot Noir 40024 chromosome 18, ASM3070453v1 genomic region:
- the LOC100245351 gene encoding 6,7,8-trihydroxycoumarin synthase — MTVLLFVILAFPLLLLFLHRKHRKNGGLLHLPPGPPGLPFIGNLHQMDNSARHRYLWQLSKQYGSLMSLRLGFIPTIVVSSARIAKEVMKTHDLEFASRPSLIGPQRLSYNCLDLAFSPYNDYWREMRKICVLHLFTLKRVQSYTPIREYEVSQMIEKISKLASASKLINLSETLMFLTSTIICRVAFGKRYEDEGFERSRFHGLLNDAQAMLGSFFFSDHFPLIGWLDKLTGLTARLEKTFRDMDLFYQEIIEDHLKPDRKKQEQEDITDVLIGLQKDNSFAIDITWDHIKGVLMNIFVGGTDTGAATVIWAMTALMKNPRVMKKAQEEVRNTFGKKGFIGEDDVEKLPYLKAVVKETMRLLPAVPLLIPRETLQKCSIDGYEIPPKTLVFVNAWAIGRDPEAWENPEEFIPERFLGSSVDFRGQNYKLIPFGAGRRVCPGIHIGAVTVELTLANLLYSFDWEMPAGMNKEDIDFDVIPGLTMHKKNALCLMAKKYN; from the exons ATGACAGTGTTGCTTTTTGTCATTCTAGCTTTTCCTCTCTTGCTCTTGTTTCTTCATCGAAAACACAGAAAAAATGGAGGACTACTCCACCTTCCACCGGGTCCTCCTGGGCTTCCCTTCATTGGGAACCTGCACCAGATGGATAACTCAGCCCGTCATCGCTACTTATGGCAACTCTCTAAACAATACGGATCCCTCATGTCCTTGCGCCTCGGCTTCATCCCCACCATAGTGGTTTCTTCCGCCAGAATAGCAAAGGAGGTCATGAAAACACATGATCTTGAATTTGCTAGTAGGCCTTCCTTGATTGGCCCTCAAAGGCTATCTTACAACTGCCTAGATTTGGCCTTTTCACCATACAATGATTATTGgagagaaatgagaaagatTTGTGTTCTTCATCTCTTCACCTTGAAAAGGGTTCAATCCTATACTCCTATTCGGGAATATGAGGTTTCCcaaatgattgaaaaaatatCCAAGTTGGCATCTGCTTCCAAACTTATCAACTTGAGCGAGACACTGATGTTTCTCACAAGCACCATAATCTGTAGGGTTGCTTTCGGCAAGAGGTACGAGGATGAAGGATTTGAAAGAAGTAGATTTCATGGACTTCTAAATGATGCTCAGGCTATGTTGGGAAGCTTCTTTTTCTCGGATCATTTTCCTTTGATAGGTTGGCTCGATAAACTCACCGGCCTGACTGCTCGGCTCGAGAAAACTTTCAGGGATATGGATTTGTTCTACCAGGAAATTATCGAAGATCATCTGAAACCAGAcagaaaaaaacaagaacaaGAGGACATCACCGACGTCTTGATTGGACTGCAGAAGGACAACTCGTTTGCCATTGATATCACTTGGGATCACATTAAAGGAGTGCTCATG AATATATTTGTGGGAGGAACAGATACAGGCGCAGCCACCGTGATTTGGGCGATGACAGCATTAATGAAGAATCCCAGAGTGATGAAGAAAGCCCAAGAAGAAGTGAGAAATACATTTGGAAAGAAGGGATTTATAGGGGAAGATGATGTTGAGAAGCTTCCTTATCTCAAGGCAGTAGTGAAGGAGACGATGAGGCTGCTTCCTGCAGTTCCATTGCTAATTCCAAGAGAAACACTTCAGAAGTGCAGTATAGATGGGTATGAGATACCACCCAAAACCCTAGTATTTGTGAATGCGTGGGCCATTGGAAGAGATCCGGAGGCCTGGGAAAACCCAGAAGAGTTCATACCGGAGAGATTCTTGGGTTCTTCCGTGGACTTCAGAGGACAAAATTATAAGCTGATACCGTTCGGAGCAGGCCGAAGAGTTTGCCCAGGAATACATATCGGAGCTGTGACAGTGGAGCTCACACTAGCTAATCTTCTTTACTCATTTGACTGGGAAATGCCTGCTGGAATGAACAAGGAAGACATTGACTTTGATGTCATACCTGGTCTTACAATGCACAAGAAGAATGCTCTTTGCCTTATGGCtaagaaatataattaa